In Fodinicola acaciae, the following proteins share a genomic window:
- a CDS encoding carbohydrate ABC transporter permease: protein MTMAASRVVRRPVRGRVPWPVWLFLLVPAAVELGWVFWPGINSFYLSMTKWNGLGAPLSVGLKNFTDLFADDVFRQALGNNVIWAIGFGALSVAGGLALAVALNRPRRGVGIYRSAIYLPMVFSLAVTGLFWRVLYQPDGTINATLGLVGLTSWQHQWLADPKTALYAVLVAAVWRQVGYVMVLYLAGLKGCDPSLDDAAAVDGTTAWQRFWYVVWPQLRGVNTVVFAVTVIDSLRTFDIVWAMTGGGPYHSSELLSTYMFEQGFTFLNLGYASAIAVVIFALAILFIITYLVRATRQED, encoded by the coding sequence ATGACGATGGCCGCCAGCCGTGTCGTACGCAGGCCGGTCCGCGGACGCGTGCCGTGGCCGGTCTGGCTTTTCCTGCTGGTGCCGGCGGCGGTCGAGCTCGGCTGGGTTTTCTGGCCCGGCATCAACAGTTTCTATCTGTCGATGACCAAGTGGAACGGTCTGGGCGCGCCGCTGTCGGTCGGCCTGAAAAACTTCACCGATCTGTTCGCCGACGATGTTTTCCGGCAGGCGCTCGGAAACAACGTCATCTGGGCCATCGGCTTCGGCGCGCTGTCGGTGGCTGGCGGCCTGGCGCTCGCGGTCGCACTCAACCGCCCGCGCCGCGGCGTCGGCATCTATCGCAGCGCGATCTATCTGCCGATGGTGTTTTCCCTTGCGGTGACCGGACTGTTCTGGCGCGTGCTCTACCAGCCGGACGGCACGATCAACGCCACGCTCGGCCTGGTCGGCCTGACCAGCTGGCAACACCAGTGGCTCGCCGACCCGAAAACGGCACTGTACGCCGTACTCGTCGCCGCCGTCTGGCGACAGGTCGGCTATGTCATGGTGCTCTATCTGGCCGGCCTGAAAGGCTGCGACCCGTCGCTGGACGACGCCGCCGCCGTCGACGGAACGACGGCGTGGCAACGATTCTGGTATGTCGTGTGGCCGCAGCTGCGCGGCGTCAACACCGTCGTCTTCGCGGTGACGGTGATCGATTCGCTGCGTACCTTTGACATCGTGTGGGCCATGACCGGCGGCGGTCCGTACCACTCGTCGGAGCTGCTCAGCACCTACATGTTCGAGCAGGGCTTCACGTTCCTCAACCTCGGTTATGCGTCGGCGATCGCGGTGGTGATCTTCGCGCTGGCGATCCTGTTCATCATCACCTACCTCGTCCGCGCGACCCGGCAGGAGGACTGA
- a CDS encoding ABC transporter substrate-binding protein: MNDISRRGFLAGLGGLGAAAALGGCATTPTGGGGGTDTLTLQSSLSDAAPKAALTKVVEGYTKTKVTLNTIAIESFRAQLPTYLNSANPPDVLTWYAGSVARDYAKKGFLLDVSDLWKGNGPCAGFSPALRELSTAADGKQIFVPTSYYWWGVFYRKSMFAKWGVRPATDWPGFLALCNTLKGKGVNPLTMGTGSTAWVASGWFDYLNLRINGATFHRDLLAGKHSFDGPEVRKVMDYYKQIVPFFDRKGRSYSWQDAVTPLVNGSAGMYLIGAFVTQSVPKDVLDDIDFFQVPIVDPAVPVAEEAPTDGFFASAKSRNVAGAKDLMTYLASPAAQQQYIKLANSSNLPTSSKVSTADFSPLVQKGVKLLNGAKAITQFFNRDSSDELQTTADTALTKFLDSPKDVSTILAAWQASAQKVLSS; this comes from the coding sequence ATGAACGACATCAGTCGGCGCGGATTTCTGGCCGGTCTCGGCGGACTCGGTGCGGCGGCAGCACTCGGTGGCTGTGCGACCACACCGACCGGCGGTGGCGGTGGCACCGACACGCTGACCCTGCAGTCGTCGCTGTCGGACGCGGCGCCGAAGGCCGCGCTGACGAAAGTCGTTGAGGGCTATACGAAAACCAAGGTCACGCTGAACACCATCGCGATCGAGTCCTTCCGCGCTCAGCTGCCGACCTATCTCAACTCGGCCAACCCGCCGGACGTACTCACCTGGTATGCCGGCTCGGTTGCCCGTGACTACGCCAAAAAAGGCTTCCTGCTCGACGTTTCCGACCTGTGGAAGGGAAACGGGCCATGCGCCGGCTTCTCGCCGGCGTTGCGCGAGCTGTCGACGGCGGCCGACGGCAAGCAGATTTTCGTACCGACCAGCTACTACTGGTGGGGCGTGTTCTACCGGAAGTCGATGTTTGCGAAGTGGGGCGTACGGCCGGCGACCGACTGGCCGGGGTTTTTGGCGCTGTGCAACACGTTGAAAGGCAAAGGCGTCAACCCGCTGACGATGGGGACCGGCTCCACGGCGTGGGTCGCCTCCGGCTGGTTCGACTATCTCAACCTGCGGATCAACGGCGCGACCTTCCACCGTGACCTGCTGGCCGGCAAACATTCCTTCGACGGCCCCGAAGTGCGCAAGGTGATGGACTACTACAAGCAGATCGTGCCGTTCTTCGACCGGAAAGGTCGCTCGTACTCCTGGCAGGACGCGGTGACGCCGCTGGTCAACGGCTCGGCCGGGATGTATCTGATCGGCGCGTTCGTCACGCAGTCGGTGCCGAAGGACGTCCTCGACGACATCGACTTCTTCCAGGTGCCGATCGTCGATCCGGCCGTACCCGTGGCCGAGGAAGCGCCGACCGACGGCTTCTTCGCCAGCGCCAAGTCGCGGAACGTGGCCGGCGCCAAGGATCTGATGACGTATCTGGCCTCGCCGGCCGCGCAGCAGCAATACATCAAGCTGGCCAACTCGTCCAACCTGCCGACCTCGTCGAAGGTGAGTACGGCGGATTTCTCCCCGCTGGTGCAGAAAGGCGTCAAGCTGCTCAACGGCGCCAAGGCGATCACGCAGTTCTTCAACCGCGACTCCAGCGACGAGCTGCAGACCACCGCGGACACCGCGCTGACGAAGTTTCTCGACTCACCAAAGGACGTCTCGACGATCCTCGCGGCGTGGCAGGCCTCGGCGCAGAAGGTGTTGTCTTCATGA
- a CDS encoding FadR/GntR family transcriptional regulator, whose amino-acid sequence MARRILSGQLPEGATLDIAALQAELDVSLTVIREALRVLAAKGMVDARPKRGTYVRPRADWSLLDGDLLRWRFGPRPQPGLFQDLHDLREIVEPGAAKLAALRRTDADLRALEEKLGQMAAATDPAGAVEADLAFHRALLAATHNELLVRLEVVIETGLAERDRIVHGALVDDPVPSHRAVVDAIRAADPEAAAGAVLRLLVKAAEDVTRAQSA is encoded by the coding sequence ATGGCGCGGCGCATCCTGTCCGGCCAGCTCCCGGAAGGCGCGACGCTGGACATCGCGGCGCTGCAGGCCGAACTCGACGTGAGCCTCACGGTCATCCGCGAGGCGTTGCGCGTACTGGCCGCGAAAGGCATGGTCGACGCGCGGCCAAAGCGCGGCACGTACGTCCGGCCGCGCGCCGACTGGAGCCTGCTCGACGGCGACCTGTTGCGCTGGCGCTTCGGTCCGCGGCCGCAACCCGGCCTCTTCCAGGACCTGCACGACCTACGCGAGATCGTCGAGCCAGGAGCCGCGAAGCTGGCCGCACTCCGGCGTACGGACGCGGATCTGCGGGCGCTGGAGGAAAAACTCGGTCAGATGGCGGCGGCCACCGACCCGGCCGGCGCGGTCGAGGCCGACCTCGCCTTCCATCGCGCGCTTCTCGCGGCGACGCACAACGAGCTGCTCGTACGCCTGGAGGTCGTGATCGAGACCGGACTGGCCGAGCGCGACCGGATCGTGCACGGCGCGCTCGTCGACGACCCGGTCCCCAGCCATCGCGCGGTCGTCGACGCCATCAGGGCCGCCGACCCGGAGGCCGCCGCTGGTGCGGTGCTGCGCCTGCTGGTCAAAGCCGCCGAGGACGTGACCCGCGCACAGTCCGCCTAG
- a CDS encoding GntR family transcriptional regulator, with amino-acid sequence MSVLRITSTTDALVAELRERILGGELRPGEPIPELALADKYRVARPTVRAALQSLVARGLLIREHGKSARVPVLTVEDVDDLFFMREPLELHVVTTLARRGLSRADADRLLSGLAAMGPEASWADRVEAHTDFHVGLVDAVGSPRLSRAYAGVHEEMQLCLAQLQSTYPGPTALLDVHRRLLDAIRTGDPEQARQEMTDHMKGARDAFVAQN; translated from the coding sequence GTGAGCGTCCTGCGGATCACGAGTACGACCGACGCGTTGGTCGCCGAGCTGCGCGAGCGCATCCTCGGCGGCGAGCTGCGGCCCGGCGAACCGATCCCGGAGCTGGCGCTGGCGGACAAATACCGGGTCGCGCGGCCGACCGTGCGTGCCGCGCTGCAGTCGCTGGTGGCGCGCGGCCTGCTCATACGTGAGCACGGCAAGTCGGCACGTGTGCCGGTGCTGACCGTCGAGGACGTCGATGACCTGTTCTTCATGCGCGAACCGCTCGAGCTGCACGTGGTGACCACGCTCGCGCGCCGCGGGCTTTCGCGGGCGGACGCAGACCGGCTGCTCTCCGGGCTCGCGGCGATGGGGCCGGAGGCGAGCTGGGCCGACCGCGTGGAGGCGCACACCGACTTTCACGTCGGACTGGTCGACGCGGTCGGCAGTCCGCGGTTGAGCCGCGCGTACGCCGGCGTACATGAGGAGATGCAGCTCTGCCTCGCGCAGCTGCAGTCGACCTATCCCGGCCCGACGGCGCTGCTGGACGTGCACCGCCGGCTGCTCGACGCGATCCGTACCGGCGACCCGGAGCAGGCTCGCCAGGAGATGACCGACCACATGAAAGGCGCCCGAGACGCATTTGTCGCGCAAAACTAA
- a CDS encoding haloacid dehalogenase type II, whose product MAPYEVATFDNYGTLTDWEGGIAQFLYRLALRNGDRLLVPGSELQQEFEAIQYDLIGGSYRSYKQVLAESLATFCDRHGWPYDDRLGRDLADAMRSWSSFLDTNPALTRAKAAGMKLAILSNTDRDIISHSIRHHRVAFDFVITAEDTRTYKPDDAFFAYALAEIGVPADRIIHVAFGFKYDNAPAKRAGLTTAWVNRHNEPQRAGVAADHVWRDLWPLAGLADGRPIPE is encoded by the coding sequence ATGGCGCCGTACGAGGTGGCGACGTTCGACAACTACGGGACGCTGACCGACTGGGAAGGAGGCATCGCGCAGTTCCTCTATCGGCTCGCGCTGCGCAACGGCGACCGGCTGCTGGTGCCGGGCAGCGAGCTGCAGCAGGAGTTCGAGGCGATCCAGTATGACCTCATCGGCGGCAGTTATCGCAGCTACAAGCAGGTGCTGGCGGAGAGCCTTGCGACCTTCTGCGACCGGCACGGCTGGCCGTACGACGACCGGCTTGGCCGCGACCTGGCCGACGCGATGCGCTCGTGGTCGTCGTTTCTCGACACCAACCCCGCGCTGACCAGGGCCAAGGCGGCCGGCATGAAGCTGGCGATCCTGTCCAACACCGACCGCGACATCATCTCGCACAGCATCCGCCACCACCGGGTAGCGTTCGACTTCGTGATCACCGCGGAGGACACCCGGACCTACAAGCCGGACGACGCCTTCTTCGCGTACGCGCTGGCCGAGATCGGGGTGCCGGCGGACCGGATCATCCACGTCGCTTTTGGCTTCAAATATGACAACGCGCCGGCCAAGCGCGCCGGCTTGACGACCGCCTGGGTCAACCGGCACAACGAGCCGCAGCGGGCCGGCGTCGCGGCCGACCACGTGTGGCGCGACCTGTGGCCGCTGGCCGGCCTGGCCGACGGAAGGCCGATCCCGGAGTGA
- a CDS encoding nitrilase-related carbon-nitrogen hydrolase: MTTQLLATGWRKYGWLTAGAVLGMFALHSEWSIPVAGWLFAICLMRFTRGTGVLAGFGCVFLSSAAATITFLAAANRLDAWPILAGCLAMSLILDLPLLADRLLFRRFNPFLGTLVFPVCRVAAEFLIAVVSPFGTIFGPLATTQSSSLPVLQLASVTGIYGISFLMAWLAPIANLALERRSFRTVTVVYAAVLGVVLLGGGVRLAAAPTADNLVRVAGISPSKAAKERQRQIDNFHTPELRPEQKPVLRKAFAIVNDDLFARTRVEADAGAKIVAWPEAGALVLHDDYADFLTKAGQLASEKHIYLDTGIAVVLDGQPDLRDLAVLVGPDGRVLSTFDKAHPVPGLENFPAGDGIVPVTATPYGRLANVVCYDADFPGTLRTRADIMFVPANDWNGIEHTHSENAVFRAVENGYTVFRQTSNGIAITVDPYGGQLGRTNYFSAPQQTMVAYVPMTGTWTVYGIVGDLFAWLCVAGMLVLTGVAVSRRV, from the coding sequence ATGACAACCCAACTCCTCGCCACCGGCTGGCGGAAATACGGATGGCTGACGGCCGGGGCCGTGCTCGGCATGTTCGCGCTGCACAGCGAGTGGTCGATTCCGGTCGCCGGCTGGCTGTTCGCGATCTGCCTGATGCGGTTCACCCGCGGCACCGGCGTACTCGCCGGATTCGGCTGCGTCTTCCTGTCGTCCGCGGCCGCGACCATCACCTTCCTCGCGGCCGCCAACCGGCTCGACGCCTGGCCGATTTTGGCCGGATGCCTCGCGATGAGCCTGATCCTCGACCTGCCGCTGCTGGCCGACCGACTGCTTTTCCGGCGGTTCAACCCGTTTCTCGGCACGCTGGTGTTTCCGGTGTGCCGCGTCGCGGCCGAGTTCCTGATCGCGGTGGTCAGTCCGTTCGGCACCATTTTCGGTCCGCTGGCCACCACGCAGTCGAGCAGTCTTCCGGTGCTGCAGCTGGCATCGGTGACCGGCATCTATGGCATCAGCTTCCTGATGGCGTGGCTCGCCCCGATCGCCAACCTGGCACTGGAACGCCGGTCTTTCCGTACGGTAACAGTGGTTTACGCGGCAGTCCTTGGCGTCGTCCTCCTCGGCGGCGGCGTACGGCTCGCGGCAGCGCCGACCGCGGACAATCTGGTGCGCGTCGCCGGCATCAGCCCGTCGAAAGCCGCCAAGGAGCGGCAGCGGCAGATCGACAACTTCCACACACCCGAGCTGCGGCCGGAGCAGAAACCGGTGCTGCGCAAGGCATTCGCGATCGTCAACGACGACCTCTTCGCGCGTACGCGGGTCGAGGCGGACGCCGGAGCGAAGATCGTCGCCTGGCCGGAGGCGGGCGCGCTCGTCCTGCACGACGACTACGCCGATTTCCTGACGAAAGCCGGACAACTCGCCAGCGAGAAACACATCTATCTGGACACGGGGATCGCGGTCGTCCTGGATGGCCAACCCGACCTGCGCGACCTCGCCGTGCTGGTCGGGCCGGACGGCCGGGTGCTGTCCACCTTCGACAAGGCGCACCCGGTGCCAGGACTGGAAAACTTCCCCGCCGGCGACGGCATCGTGCCGGTGACCGCCACACCGTACGGCCGGCTGGCCAACGTCGTCTGCTATGACGCGGATTTCCCGGGTACGCTGCGCACCCGCGCGGACATCATGTTCGTGCCGGCCAACGACTGGAACGGCATCGAGCACACGCATTCGGAGAACGCGGTCTTCCGCGCGGTCGAAAACGGCTACACGGTTTTCCGGCAGACCAGCAACGGCATCGCGATCACCGTCGACCCGTATGGCGGTCAGCTCGGCAGGACCAACTATTTCAGCGCGCCGCAGCAGACCATGGTGGCGTACGTGCCGATGACCGGCACCTGGACGGTCTACGGCATTGTCGGCGACCTGTTCGCCTGGTTGTGTGTCGCCGGCATGCTCGTGCTCACCGGTGTCGCAGTGTCGCGCCGCGTCTGA
- a CDS encoding sensor histidine kinase yields the protein MSTTSPRGGRIATAVLLAPVRAAGWRATAHLAAGLPIATTAFFMMVFFGVLTVGLAVTVVPALLTLVTLAWCAEALGHAQRSRFAAILGIRIELAAPPRSDPDAGRFRRLFDRALSARTGRQVAYHLLSLPLSVFGVAVMVTTWTIGIALTPVVAYGWSLALSPEELAAYTCAGLACLFSAPWLARGLSLVDTWLAERLLGPRRADTLRQRLENLAASRAGAIDAADAERRRIERDLHDGTQQRLTALAMSLGMARESLGDPTDPAAQAIAAAHEEAKQTLAELRSFVRGLHPAVLSDRGLDAALSGLASRSPVPVRLNVSVDRRPSATVESVAYFVVSEALTNISKHARASTVDITARRDGDLLRLTIVDDGRGGAVENGAGTGLRGLRQRIAAVDGTLHLDSPPDEGTTMIVELPCGS from the coding sequence ATGTCGACAACCTCGCCGCGCGGCGGCCGGATCGCCACAGCCGTGCTGCTGGCGCCGGTCCGCGCGGCGGGTTGGCGCGCCACCGCACATCTGGCCGCCGGCCTGCCGATCGCCACCACCGCATTCTTCATGATGGTGTTTTTCGGCGTACTCACGGTAGGACTCGCGGTCACCGTGGTCCCCGCGCTGCTGACGCTGGTCACGTTGGCCTGGTGCGCGGAGGCGCTCGGCCATGCGCAACGGTCGCGTTTCGCGGCCATTCTCGGCATTCGGATCGAGCTGGCCGCGCCGCCGCGGTCGGATCCGGACGCCGGCCGGTTTCGCCGGCTTTTCGACCGCGCGCTGTCGGCGCGCACCGGCCGGCAGGTCGCGTATCACCTGTTGTCGTTGCCGTTGTCGGTGTTCGGTGTCGCTGTCATGGTGACCACGTGGACGATCGGCATCGCGCTGACGCCGGTCGTCGCGTACGGCTGGTCGCTGGCGTTGTCACCGGAGGAGCTGGCCGCGTACACCTGCGCCGGCCTCGCCTGCCTGTTTTCCGCGCCATGGCTGGCTCGTGGACTGTCCCTTGTGGACACCTGGCTGGCCGAGCGGCTGCTCGGTCCGCGGCGCGCCGACACATTGCGACAGCGGTTGGAAAACCTGGCGGCGAGCCGGGCCGGCGCCATCGATGCCGCCGACGCCGAGCGCCGGCGGATCGAGCGCGACCTGCATGACGGCACGCAGCAACGGCTCACCGCGCTGGCGATGAGCCTGGGCATGGCAAGGGAGAGCCTCGGCGACCCGACCGATCCGGCCGCTCAGGCGATCGCCGCCGCACATGAAGAGGCGAAGCAGACTTTGGCCGAGCTGCGGTCGTTCGTACGCGGGCTGCATCCCGCCGTGCTCTCCGACCGCGGCCTGGACGCCGCGCTGTCCGGCCTCGCGAGCCGGTCACCGGTGCCGGTGCGGCTCAACGTCTCGGTCGACCGGCGGCCGTCGGCGACCGTGGAGTCGGTGGCCTATTTCGTGGTTTCCGAGGCGTTGACCAACATCTCCAAGCATGCGAGAGCGTCCACTGTGGACATCACCGCGCGCCGCGACGGCGACCTGCTCCGACTGACCATCGTGGACGACGGCCGCGGCGGAGCGGTGGAAAACGGTGCCGGCACGGGCCTACGCGGCCTCCGGCAGCGGATCGCCGCGGTGGACGGCACACTCCACCTCGACAGTCCGCCGGACGAGGGAACGACGATGATCGTGGAGCTGCCATGCGGATCGTGA
- a CDS encoding response regulator transcription factor, translating to MRIVIAEDSILLRDGLVRLLESHGDEVVADVGDAEALLATVQADQPDLVVVDVRMPPTHTDEGLRAALVLRSQFPKLPVLVLSQYVEERYATELLSGPTSAVGYLLKDRVADVSTFLDALRQVAAGGTVLDPEVVSQILVRHRGDPLDRLTTRETEVLASMAEGRSNSGIANALAISESAVAKHVNSIFTKLDLPLVDSDHRRVLAVLRFLRVK from the coding sequence ATGCGGATCGTGATCGCCGAGGACTCGATCCTGCTGCGCGACGGTTTGGTGCGGTTGCTGGAAAGTCACGGCGACGAGGTGGTCGCCGACGTTGGCGACGCCGAGGCACTGCTGGCCACCGTACAGGCCGACCAGCCGGATCTGGTCGTCGTGGACGTACGCATGCCGCCGACGCACACCGACGAAGGCCTGCGCGCCGCGCTGGTTTTACGCAGCCAGTTTCCGAAGCTTCCGGTCCTGGTCCTGTCGCAGTACGTCGAAGAACGCTATGCGACCGAGTTGCTGTCCGGGCCGACCAGCGCAGTCGGCTATCTGCTGAAGGACCGCGTCGCCGACGTGTCCACCTTCCTGGACGCGTTGCGGCAGGTCGCGGCCGGCGGCACCGTGCTGGATCCGGAGGTCGTGTCGCAGATTTTGGTGCGGCATCGCGGCGATCCGCTGGATCGACTGACAACGCGCGAGACCGAGGTGCTGGCGTCGATGGCCGAGGGACGGTCCAACTCCGGCATCGCCAACGCCCTGGCGATCAGCGAAAGCGCGGTCGCCAAACACGTCAACAGCATCTTCACCAAGCTGGACCTGCCGCTGGTGGACAGCGACCACCGCCGCGTACTCGCGGTGCTGCGGTTCCTGCGTGTCAAATAG
- a CDS encoding DUF4097 family beta strand repeat-containing protein has product MTVTKTESGGRVIWWIAGGVVILIGAVAVAIFGWGLLATQTTNQTKTYLQPITTLRVDGNAASVSVTAGAANQVSSRRVVEATQGWTPTVTEIWSGTTLQVTLRCPSSVFGRKCRIAYAITVPPRTVLDLHTDSGVVTARGLSGKVAVAASSSDVTTFGLSGPLIVRADSGRVSANALRSTNVDVAAESGSVTLGFSAPPASVNVSADSGGVGITVPRTGTSADVYAVQLTIDSGQSSVGVKQGAGARISVRSDSGDVRIDYRH; this is encoded by the coding sequence ATGACCGTCACGAAGACGGAGTCGGGCGGCCGGGTGATCTGGTGGATCGCCGGCGGCGTCGTCATCCTCATCGGCGCCGTTGCGGTGGCGATTTTCGGGTGGGGGTTGCTGGCGACGCAGACGACCAACCAGACGAAGACGTATCTCCAGCCGATCACCACGTTGCGAGTCGACGGCAATGCCGCGTCGGTGTCCGTGACCGCCGGTGCCGCCAATCAGGTGTCCAGCCGACGCGTCGTCGAGGCGACGCAAGGCTGGACGCCGACCGTCACCGAGATCTGGTCGGGCACCACGTTGCAGGTCACGCTTCGGTGTCCCAGCAGCGTTTTCGGCCGCAAGTGCCGCATCGCGTACGCGATCACGGTGCCGCCGCGGACCGTGCTCGACCTCCACACGGACTCCGGCGTGGTGACCGCGCGCGGCCTGTCCGGCAAGGTCGCCGTGGCGGCTTCTTCCAGTGACGTCACGACTTTCGGCCTGTCCGGGCCGCTGATCGTACGCGCCGACTCCGGCAGGGTCAGCGCGAATGCCTTGCGCAGCACCAATGTGGACGTGGCGGCCGAATCCGGATCGGTGACGCTCGGATTCAGCGCGCCGCCGGCATCGGTGAACGTGTCGGCCGATTCCGGTGGCGTCGGCATCACCGTGCCACGCACCGGTACGTCGGCGGACGTTTACGCCGTGCAGCTCACCATCGACTCCGGACAAAGCTCCGTCGGCGTCAAACAGGGTGCCGGCGCGAGGATCTCGGTGCGCTCCGACTCCGGTGACGTACGGATCGATTATCGGCATTAG
- a CDS encoding PLP-dependent aminotransferase family protein — MPIEWSGLSPELLLSMDRTSAVPLRSQLEDALRAAIRCGRLQVGERLPSSRELARALGVSRGLVQECFGQLQAEGYLSTRVGSATRVAAGACDVPAPAAPAPPPARLRADFRHGVPDLASFPRADWLWTQKEISRDAANETFDYGDPQGNLEFRGVLAAYLRRVRQIVASPECIVVCSGFAQGLTVVLTALMAKGVRRVAFEDPGYEEAGIAHRQRLHGFEAVRVPVDEQGIDVDALAASGADAVVITPAHQWPTGVVLAPERRHALLEWTKRTGGFIVEDDYDAEFRYDRDPVGALQGLAPDCVIALGTASKSLAPAIRIGWAVCPPSLASLVAETKHESDRGTPVFEQLAMAKLMESGRFHRHLRRMRSVYAARRAALVEALAEHAPSIEITGLAAGLHAVAHLPAGVDETSVIAAARERSVGLYGMAECRSDHAVLPGQLLLGFGNIGERTIREGIATIADLF, encoded by the coding sequence ATGCCAATCGAGTGGTCCGGTTTGAGTCCGGAGCTGTTGCTGTCGATGGACCGCACGTCCGCGGTGCCGCTGCGGTCACAGCTGGAGGACGCGTTGCGCGCGGCGATCCGATGTGGCCGGCTGCAGGTCGGCGAGCGGCTGCCGTCGTCCCGCGAGTTGGCGCGAGCGCTGGGAGTTTCCCGCGGTCTGGTGCAGGAGTGCTTCGGTCAGCTGCAGGCGGAGGGCTATCTGAGTACGCGCGTCGGCTCGGCCACTCGCGTCGCGGCCGGTGCTTGCGACGTGCCGGCACCGGCCGCGCCGGCGCCGCCGCCAGCCAGGCTGCGCGCGGACTTCCGCCACGGTGTGCCGGACCTGGCCAGCTTTCCGCGCGCCGACTGGCTGTGGACACAGAAGGAAATCAGCCGTGACGCGGCAAACGAGACCTTCGACTATGGCGATCCACAGGGAAACCTGGAATTTCGCGGCGTACTGGCGGCATATCTGCGGCGCGTACGGCAAATCGTCGCCTCACCGGAGTGCATCGTCGTGTGCTCAGGCTTCGCGCAGGGACTGACGGTCGTTTTGACGGCATTGATGGCAAAAGGAGTGCGGAGGGTCGCCTTCGAGGATCCCGGCTACGAGGAGGCCGGCATCGCCCATCGCCAGCGGTTGCACGGTTTCGAGGCGGTCCGCGTGCCGGTCGACGAACAGGGGATCGACGTGGACGCGCTGGCGGCCTCCGGCGCCGACGCGGTGGTCATCACGCCGGCGCACCAGTGGCCGACCGGAGTCGTACTCGCACCTGAGCGCCGGCATGCCTTGCTGGAGTGGACAAAACGCACCGGCGGATTCATCGTCGAGGACGACTACGACGCCGAGTTTCGTTACGACCGCGACCCGGTCGGCGCGTTGCAGGGGCTGGCGCCGGACTGCGTCATCGCGCTCGGCACGGCCAGCAAGTCGCTGGCTCCGGCGATCCGGATCGGCTGGGCCGTCTGTCCGCCGTCGCTGGCTTCGTTGGTGGCGGAGACAAAACACGAGAGCGACCGTGGTACGCCGGTCTTCGAACAGCTGGCGATGGCGAAGCTGATGGAGTCCGGCCGTTTTCACCGGCACCTGCGGCGCATGCGCAGCGTGTATGCGGCTCGGCGGGCGGCTCTGGTGGAGGCGCTCGCCGAGCACGCACCGTCGATCGAGATCACCGGTCTCGCCGCTGGCCTGCACGCGGTCGCGCATTTGCCTGCTGGCGTTGACGAAACCTCGGTGATCGCCGCCGCGCGCGAACGCTCGGTCGGCCTTTACGGCATGGCCGAGTGCCGCTCCGACCATGCCGTCCTGCCGGGACAGTTGCTGCTGGGCTTCGGAAACATCGGCGAGCGTACGATCCGCGAAGGCATCGCCACGATCGCCGACCTTTTCTAA